The following are encoded together in the Flavobacterium haoranii genome:
- a CDS encoding putative quinol monooxygenase — translation MDNTKNENIGLLVIMKAKEGKEQEVKEFLLGGLSLVNAEPKTESWFAFQIDEQTFGIYDTFEAEEGRQAHLNGEVAKALLANAGDLLEGFDPSRDIKTVDVQASNHKVGNQNKGLLVIMKAKEGKTSAVEDFLQAGKSLVSSEPATISWYAFKINEETYAIFDTFADDAGRDAHLSGKVAAALMENAPVILEGFDASAIQKINILASK, via the coding sequence ATGGACAACACAAAAAATGAAAACATTGGATTACTAGTAATCATGAAAGCGAAAGAAGGTAAGGAGCAAGAAGTGAAAGAGTTTCTTCTAGGTGGTTTATCATTGGTAAATGCAGAACCAAAAACTGAATCTTGGTTTGCATTTCAAATAGATGAACAAACTTTCGGAATTTATGACACATTTGAAGCTGAAGAAGGCAGACAGGCACACTTAAATGGAGAAGTGGCAAAAGCCTTATTGGCCAATGCTGGTGATCTTTTAGAAGGTTTTGATCCTAGCAGAGACATTAAGACCGTTGATGTTCAAGCAAGTAATCATAAAGTGGGGAATCAGAATAAGGGATTGTTGGTGATTATGAAAGCCAAAGAAGGAAAGACATCTGCAGTGGAGGATTTCTTACAAGCGGGCAAGTCATTGGTAAGCTCTGAGCCTGCAACTATATCTTGGTATGCTTTTAAAATCAATGAAGAGACCTATGCCATTTTCGATACGTTTGCAGATGACGCTGGCAGAGATGCTCATTTATCAGGGAAAGTAGCAGCAGCGTTGATGGAGAATGCACCT